The bacterium genome window below encodes:
- a CDS encoding MBL fold metallo-hydrolase has protein sequence MELTFIGTASGVPVPHRRHSAALLRHRDSAGHDTVLLIDCGEGTAAAMTAQELQPDALCTICITHTHADHVAGLPMLLQGLHLAKRTAPLDIFVPTGREDWFRSMLTGMYILPEKWSFPVRLHPLEDTQLSGGNLRMLPLPNRHLERVRPLAAQHHIPAGSFSLRFESKEERLLLSSDIAGVEDIAAHAARVDMLVIDSTHVPFEDITQLADSNAELDIVCTHIPPELEVGLPALAQETRERYGGRIRFAEDGMQTHIKRKHVWK, from the coding sequence ATGGAACTGACGTTCATCGGAACGGCATCGGGCGTTCCCGTCCCTCACCGGCGCCACAGCGCCGCACTGCTCCGTCACCGCGATAGCGCCGGACACGACACCGTGCTTTTGATCGATTGCGGTGAAGGAACGGCGGCTGCAATGACGGCACAGGAGCTGCAGCCGGATGCATTATGCACTATCTGCATAACGCATACGCATGCGGACCACGTGGCGGGACTTCCGATGTTGCTGCAGGGTCTGCATCTCGCGAAACGGACGGCGCCCCTTGATATTTTTGTGCCAACGGGACGCGAAGACTGGTTCCGCAGCATGCTCACGGGCATGTATATCCTGCCCGAGAAATGGTCTTTCCCGGTGCGGCTTCATCCTCTCGAGGATACGCAGCTGTCCGGCGGCAATCTTCGGATGCTGCCGCTGCCCAACCGTCACCTCGAACGCGTCCGCCCGCTGGCGGCGCAGCATCATATTCCCGCAGGGTCGTTTTCCCTGCGCTTTGAAAGTAAGGAGGAACGCCTGCTGCTCTCCTCCGATATTGCAGGAGTGGAGGATATCGCGGCGCATGCCGCACGGGTGGACATGCTGGTGATCGATTCCACGCATGTCCCTTTTGAAGACATCACACAGCTTGCAGACAGCAATGCGGAACTCGATATCGTCTGCACGCATATTCCCCCGGAGCTCGAAGTCGGGCTGCCCGCACTCGCGCAGGAAACGCGCGAGCGCTACGGTGGCCGCATCCGCTTCGCGGAGGACGGAATGCAAACGCACATCAAGCGGAAGCACGTATGGAAGTGA
- a CDS encoding glycosyltransferase family 2 protein codes for MEEFILGAYVFSLSILFLFGSHGFVMIYYYFKNRDKRPVGRSSMDELPNVTVQLPVYNELYVVERLIDAVCALDYPKDKLEIQVLDDSNDETVEVVASAVEAKVAAGFDIVQVRRENRVGFKAGALRHGMAIAKGEFIAIFDADFVPRPNFLLDTLRHFTNDRIGMVQTRWEHLNNEFSLLTRAQGIALDGHFVIEQQVRNKSGFFINFNGTAGVWRRSCIEDAGNWEDDTLTEDLDLSYRAQLKGWNFIFLNDVTSPAELPSEINALKSQQFRWTKGAIETSKKILPRVWKSKLPLRVKLQSTVHLTNNLVFPFILLTGILNVPLVFIKSTGRHETFFAFMSIFVLAFISSFLFYLYSQKDVYTDWKKRIFLFPLFMSGSMGFSVNNTRAVLEGLFNRKSAFIRTPKFRIENEKDTWKNKKYRASTKISLYVVFEIVLALYCSVGVVASLWFLEIAALPFQLLFFLGFGLVGYLSIRHALSPQST; via the coding sequence ATGGAAGAATTTATACTGGGTGCATACGTATTCTCACTGAGCATCCTGTTCCTGTTCGGATCACACGGCTTCGTGATGATCTACTATTACTTCAAGAACAGGGACAAGCGTCCGGTGGGGAGGTCATCTATGGACGAGTTGCCCAACGTGACCGTTCAGCTCCCGGTGTACAACGAGCTGTATGTCGTGGAGCGTCTGATCGACGCCGTATGCGCTCTCGACTATCCCAAAGACAAGCTTGAAATTCAGGTTCTCGATGATTCCAATGACGAGACCGTCGAAGTCGTTGCCAGCGCTGTTGAGGCGAAGGTGGCTGCCGGATTCGACATCGTCCAGGTTCGGCGTGAGAACAGAGTCGGTTTCAAGGCCGGAGCCCTCCGCCACGGGATGGCCATAGCCAAGGGTGAATTCATTGCCATTTTTGATGCCGATTTTGTCCCCAGGCCCAACTTCCTGCTCGATACGCTGCGTCATTTCACCAATGACCGCATCGGTATGGTGCAGACACGATGGGAACATCTGAACAACGAGTTTTCACTGCTGACGCGTGCCCAGGGTATCGCTCTGGACGGCCATTTCGTTATCGAACAGCAGGTGCGCAACAAGTCTGGCTTCTTCATCAATTTCAACGGTACCGCCGGCGTGTGGCGCCGCAGCTGCATCGAGGATGCAGGAAACTGGGAAGACGACACGCTGACCGAGGATCTCGATCTGAGTTATCGTGCCCAGCTCAAGGGCTGGAACTTCATCTTCCTCAATGATGTGACCTCCCCCGCGGAGTTGCCGTCTGAAATCAATGCGCTGAAATCGCAGCAGTTCCGCTGGACCAAAGGCGCCATCGAAACATCGAAGAAGATTCTCCCGAGAGTCTGGAAGTCCAAACTTCCGCTGCGCGTAAAATTGCAGTCGACCGTACACCTCACCAACAACCTCGTTTTCCCGTTCATTCTCCTGACAGGCATTCTCAACGTGCCGCTGGTGTTCATCAAGTCTACCGGCCGCCATGAGACCTTCTTTGCCTTCATGTCCATTTTCGTGCTGGCATTCATCAGCTCCTTCCTCTTTTATCTGTATTCGCAGAAGGATGTGTATACGGACTGGAAGAAGCGGATTTTCCTCTTCCCCCTCTTCATGTCGGGGAGCATGGGCTTTTCGGTAAACAATACCCGCGCGGTGCTTGAAGGACTCTTCAACCGCAAGAGCGCGTTTATCCGTACGCCGAAATTCCGCATCGAGAATGAGAAGGACACCTGGAAGAACAAGAAGTACCGGGCATCGACGAAGATTTCCCTCTATGTGGTCTTTGAAATCGTGCTCGCCTTGTACTGTTCCGTCGGCGTGGTTGCCTCACTCTGGTTCCTGGAAATCGCCGCCCTTCCGTTCCAGCTGCTCTTTTTCCTGGGCTTCGGACTGGTGGGCTATCTCTCCATTCGTCACGCGCTTTCGCCGCAGAGCACCTGA
- a CDS encoding LCP family protein produces MSDSGHNAESTESTGNARTKGKGSFRRFLGFMGRFLFWSAVVITAWWFVSSTIHSIPGPGDVLRETLYLAKDVTDGMYQWAEEEHLEEVADRVRSAAVEQPRSDTLVSDAERLTDERRARLPVRPIEGDSALHAQLQRLSRRPPVGGRLINILIIGIDSRLSARDARADALHLVSINPDSAVVEIMSIPRDTYSDLGYPDTTTFNIIANAKTTDNQRLLRKVAKIAQRGPVNYFVEVGFSQAMGIMEILGYRDPVSTLQFLRTRRTLPGGDIQRAHNQALFMRQNLIGKFPLLTGATGDMIITAGLNFLTTNLTKDFCLGLVYNLKKRGFPQHREDAVRLRMPPGNNIRLKEMVADSSTIHNTLARVERRLGSNGDSPNVAAYLRRVYTRAMRDSTHPGKIVYRLRRLNEQHAWLQIQDEQSRIGIRDTLTSLLEFAYRKLGQTANADAVRSAREAEDLLIQRGVLRQQP; encoded by the coding sequence ATGTCAGATAGCGGCCACAACGCCGAGAGCACCGAAAGCACAGGAAACGCAAGAACGAAAGGGAAGGGCAGTTTCCGCCGTTTCCTGGGATTCATGGGTCGTTTCCTTTTCTGGAGCGCCGTCGTGATCACCGCCTGGTGGTTCGTCTCTTCCACCATACACAGCATCCCCGGACCGGGTGACGTGCTGCGCGAGACCCTGTATCTTGCCAAGGATGTGACCGATGGGATGTATCAGTGGGCAGAAGAGGAGCATCTCGAGGAAGTGGCGGATCGTGTGCGCAGCGCCGCAGTGGAGCAGCCGCGCAGCGACACCCTGGTATCAGACGCCGAACGGCTGACAGACGAGCGCCGTGCCCGTCTGCCTGTGCGTCCCATCGAAGGAGATTCCGCACTGCATGCCCAACTGCAGCGGCTCTCCCGTCGTCCCCCGGTCGGCGGACGCCTGATCAACATCCTCATCATCGGCATCGACTCCCGTCTCTCCGCACGCGATGCCCGCGCCGACGCCCTGCATCTTGTCAGCATCAATCCCGACAGCGCCGTCGTGGAAATCATGTCCATTCCCCGCGATACATACTCGGATCTCGGCTACCCCGACACCACGACGTTCAACATCATTGCCAACGCGAAGACCACCGACAACCAGCGCCTGCTGCGCAAGGTTGCCAAAATCGCGCAGCGCGGACCCGTCAACTACTTCGTGGAAGTGGGTTTCAGTCAGGCGATGGGCATTATGGAGATTCTCGGATACCGCGATCCGGTCAGTACGCTGCAGTTTCTGCGGACAAGGCGCACACTGCCGGGTGGCGACATTCAGCGCGCACACAATCAGGCACTGTTCATGCGGCAGAACCTCATCGGGAAATTTCCCCTGCTGACCGGCGCCACGGGAGATATGATCATTACCGCGGGACTCAATTTCCTGACAACCAATCTGACCAAGGATTTCTGTCTCGGACTGGTGTACAATCTCAAGAAGCGCGGTTTCCCGCAGCATCGCGAAGATGCCGTGCGGCTGCGCATGCCTCCCGGAAATAATATCCGGCTCAAGGAGATGGTCGCCGATTCGAGCACCATCCACAATACGCTCGCACGCGTGGAACGCCGTCTTGGCAGCAACGGCGACTCACCGAATGTCGCCGCCTACCTCCGCCGCGTCTACACGCGCGCCATGCGCGACAGCACGCACCCGGGGAAAATCGTGTATCGCCTGCGCAGACTCAACGAACAGCACGCCTGGCTGCAGATACAGGACGAACAGAGCCGTATCGGCATCCGCGACACCCTGACCTCGCTGCTGGAATTCGCGTACCGCAAGCTCGGACAGACGGCGAACGCCGATGCCGTGCGGTCCGCACGCGAAGCGGAAGATCTGCTCATTCAGCGGGGTGTGCTGCGGCAGCAGCCGTAA
- a CDS encoding SPOR domain-containing protein, with product MRNAYLILFALCLPALVHAQAGRSLEALLDRVRAGDRQEVSALLPDLKKTHADKAGVLFLEALCEENAEKALDLYQRIVDEHHGSSWADDALHRLYQYSYAVGAYRTARSYQERLDKEYPRSPYASAKATAAAEEKNASGAKQYSVQIGAFTKKEDAQRRIDELKKKGYTAYLREKSVKGKTVHAVWLGIFPEYSQAQAYARKFKEQQGIDALVVRR from the coding sequence ATGCGTAACGCATACCTGATCCTCTTCGCCCTCTGTCTCCCCGCCCTTGTGCATGCGCAGGCGGGACGCAGTCTCGAAGCCCTGCTTGATCGTGTACGCGCCGGAGACCGACAGGAAGTGTCCGCCCTGCTGCCCGATCTGAAAAAAACACATGCCGACAAGGCAGGGGTGCTGTTCCTTGAAGCGCTGTGCGAAGAAAACGCCGAAAAGGCGCTCGATCTGTATCAACGCATTGTTGACGAACACCACGGCAGTTCCTGGGCGGATGATGCATTGCACCGGCTCTACCAGTACAGTTATGCAGTCGGTGCATATCGCACCGCACGCAGCTACCAGGAGCGACTCGACAAGGAGTACCCGCGTTCGCCCTACGCCTCGGCCAAAGCGACCGCGGCTGCGGAGGAAAAAAACGCGTCCGGCGCGAAGCAGTATTCGGTGCAGATCGGCGCATTCACGAAGAAGGAAGATGCGCAGCGCCGTATCGATGAATTGAAGAAGAAAGGATACACTGCGTATCTGCGTGAGAAAAGCGTGAAAGGTAAAACCGTGCACGCGGTTTGGCTGGGGATATTCCCGGAATACTCCCAGGCCCAGGCCTATGCCCGGAAATTCAAGGAACAGCAGGGTATCGACGCACTCGTGGTGCGGCGGTAA
- the miaB gene encoding tRNA (N6-isopentenyl adenosine(37)-C2)-methylthiotransferase MiaB, translated as MHRSIYIETYGCQMNFADTEIVNGILREQGYELSTELESADAIFMNTCAIRDNAEQRIYGRLSNFEHLKKKNPHLVIGILGCMAERLRSDLLDSNASVDIVCGPDEYRRLPALIDAAFEGEKGIRTQLSRVETYDDIVPLRTEGISAWVAVMRGCDKFCTFCVVPFTRGRERSRSLDGVVGEVRDLVGRGFREVTLLGQNVNSYIDEGRDFADLLIAVSEIDPALRVRFTTSHPQDMSDRLIAAIAEHDNICNYIHLPFQSGSDPVLEAMNRTYTREHYLGLVRKIRAAIPDVALSTDVIAGFPGETEEDHQLTLSLMEEVRFDGAFMFKYSPREKTRAWKMGDTVPDDVKGRRLEEIIDLQRRISYEINREQIGSVEEIMLEGPSKRSVEEWMGRTGTNKTVIVPRGDYRAGDTLQVRIKSATSATLFAEAVARQQVEAA; from the coding sequence ATGCACAGATCCATATACATAGAGACTTACGGCTGTCAGATGAACTTCGCTGACACCGAGATCGTCAACGGCATTCTGCGTGAGCAGGGCTACGAGCTTTCGACGGAACTGGAAAGCGCGGATGCCATTTTCATGAACACCTGCGCGATACGCGATAACGCCGAGCAGAGGATTTACGGACGGCTTTCGAACTTCGAGCACCTGAAGAAGAAAAATCCGCATCTCGTCATCGGCATCCTGGGCTGCATGGCCGAGCGTCTGCGCAGCGATCTTCTCGACAGCAATGCATCGGTGGATATCGTGTGCGGACCGGACGAGTACCGCAGGCTGCCCGCGTTGATCGATGCTGCGTTTGAAGGTGAGAAGGGGATTCGCACGCAGCTTTCCCGCGTCGAGACGTACGACGACATCGTACCCCTGCGTACCGAAGGTATCAGTGCCTGGGTCGCCGTGATGCGCGGCTGTGACAAGTTCTGTACGTTCTGCGTCGTGCCGTTTACCAGGGGACGCGAACGCAGCCGGTCACTCGATGGTGTGGTCGGCGAGGTACGCGACCTGGTAGGCCGCGGCTTCCGCGAGGTGACGCTGCTGGGACAGAATGTGAACTCCTATATCGATGAGGGACGCGATTTCGCGGATCTGCTCATCGCGGTTTCCGAAATCGACCCTGCCCTCCGCGTTCGTTTCACGACCTCGCATCCGCAGGATATGTCCGACCGCCTGATCGCCGCCATTGCCGAACACGATAATATCTGCAACTATATTCATCTGCCGTTCCAGTCCGGCTCCGATCCGGTGCTCGAGGCCATGAACAGGACGTACACCCGCGAGCATTATCTGGGACTGGTGCGAAAAATCCGCGCCGCCATTCCCGATGTCGCACTGTCCACCGACGTCATCGCCGGCTTCCCGGGCGAGACGGAAGAGGACCATCAGCTGACGCTTTCGCTGATGGAGGAAGTTCGCTTCGACGGGGCGTTCATGTTCAAGTACTCGCCGCGTGAAAAGACGCGTGCCTGGAAAATGGGTGATACCGTTCCCGACGATGTCAAAGGCAGGCGCCTGGAAGAAATCATCGATCTGCAGCGCAGGATTTCCTATGAAATCAACCGCGAACAGATCGGTAGCGTCGAGGAAATCATGCTCGAGGGACCGAGCAAGCGCTCGGTCGAAGAGTGGATGGGACGTACCGGTACCAACAAAACCGTGATCGTGCCGCGCGGCGACTATCGCGCCGGTGACACGCTGCAGGTGCGTATCAAGAGCGCAACCTCTGCCACGCTGTTTGCTGAGGCTGTTGCCCGGCAGCAGGTCGAAGCCGCCTGA
- a CDS encoding Rrf2 family transcriptional regulator, with translation MLYSKTAQYSIQSMLFIAANNSEQNILVRDVAKELGLPSSFLSKILQTLSRYGFLNSVKGPKGGFSLSEKGAASSIAELVAVVDGPMNFDMCLAGFSPCSEENACPFHSEWKRIREEIRELVNSKSIFELAKEMPIRYRTLLTGVAEEAPAKKKKAAKKAPAKKAAKKATAKKKK, from the coding sequence GTGTTATACTCAAAGACAGCCCAGTACTCGATCCAGTCCATGTTGTTCATCGCGGCGAACAACTCCGAACAGAACATTCTCGTGCGCGACGTAGCAAAGGAACTGGGGTTGCCCTCATCGTTTCTGAGCAAAATCCTGCAGACGCTCAGCCGGTACGGTTTTCTCAATTCGGTCAAGGGACCCAAAGGCGGCTTTTCGCTTTCGGAGAAGGGCGCCGCATCGTCCATTGCGGAACTCGTCGCCGTTGTTGACGGTCCGATGAATTTCGACATGTGTCTCGCCGGGTTCAGCCCCTGCAGCGAAGAGAATGCCTGTCCGTTCCATAGCGAATGGAAACGTATTCGTGAAGAAATCCGTGAGCTGGTAAACAGCAAGAGCATTTTCGAACTCGCGAAGGAAATGCCCATCCGCTACCGTACGCTGCTGACCGGCGTTGCCGAGGAAGCTCCCGCAAAGAAGAAAAAAGCTGCGAAGAAGGCTCCCGCAAAGAAAGCAGCGAAAAAGGCGACCGCAAAGAAGAAGAAATAA
- a CDS encoding sigma 54-interacting transcriptional regulator, with protein sequence MEVTGGGHNIAAADRLTFQRRHGIIGKSVEMREVVETIMQVAPTDITVLITGESGTGKEVIAKAIHNASQRSHRRFIPVNCGAIPEGILESELFGHEKGAFTGAVEARKGYFELADGGTIFLDEIGDTPISTQVKLLRVLESGEFMRVGSSEPRHTDVRVIAATNKNLEEEVRARRFRQDLFFRLRSVNLRLPPLRNRRGDIPPLVEVFLAEQNNAGREIMITDDGMNALMRHSWPGNVRELRNVIESVAVLERGNVVDEQTVSKYIHAIEEPLDDRALPVPLGKSSEQAERELIFRMLVGLKSDIQDLHELLEDFRHQRPLSLPVREEQHGDEIHLDGHTLRSLEESLITRTLERFHGNRRLAAEALDISERTLYRKIKDYGL encoded by the coding sequence ATGGAAGTGACAGGAGGAGGACATAACATTGCGGCGGCTGATCGTCTGACCTTTCAGCGCAGGCATGGCATCATCGGCAAGTCGGTGGAAATGCGAGAGGTGGTCGAAACCATCATGCAAGTCGCACCGACCGATATCACCGTGCTCATCACCGGAGAAAGCGGTACGGGGAAGGAAGTTATCGCCAAGGCCATTCACAACGCGAGCCAGCGCAGTCACCGGAGATTCATTCCGGTCAACTGCGGTGCCATCCCCGAAGGAATTCTCGAAAGTGAATTGTTCGGCCACGAAAAAGGCGCCTTTACCGGTGCGGTCGAAGCGAGAAAAGGATATTTCGAGCTGGCGGACGGTGGGACGATTTTCCTCGATGAAATCGGCGATACCCCGATCTCAACCCAGGTCAAGCTGCTGCGCGTGCTCGAGAGCGGTGAATTCATGCGCGTCGGCTCGTCCGAGCCGCGGCATACCGACGTCCGTGTCATCGCGGCGACGAACAAGAATCTCGAGGAGGAAGTCCGTGCCCGCCGTTTCCGGCAGGACCTCTTCTTCCGCCTCCGTTCGGTCAACCTGCGTCTGCCGCCGCTTCGCAACCGTCGGGGCGACATTCCCCCGCTCGTCGAAGTCTTCCTCGCCGAACAGAATAACGCGGGCAGGGAAATCATGATTACCGATGACGGCATGAACGCCCTGATGCGGCACAGCTGGCCGGGGAATGTACGCGAGCTGCGCAATGTCATTGAAAGTGTCGCTGTGCTCGAGCGCGGCAACGTGGTCGACGAACAGACCGTGTCCAAATACATCCATGCCATCGAGGAGCCCCTCGATGACCGCGCGCTGCCCGTTCCCCTCGGAAAATCTTCGGAGCAGGCCGAGCGGGAGCTGATTTTCCGCATGCTTGTCGGACTCAAAAGCGACATCCAGGATCTGCATGAGCTGCTTGAGGATTTTCGCCATCAGCGACCCCTTTCCCTCCCCGTGCGCGAAGAGCAGCACGGGGATGAGATCCACCTCGACGGACACACGCTCCGCAGCCTGGAAGAGTCGCTGATTACCCGCACACTCGAACGATTTCACGGAAACCGACGCCTCGCTGCAGAGGCACTCGATATAAGTGAACGAACTTTGTACAGAAAAATCAAAGATTACGGACTCTAA
- a CDS encoding B12-binding domain-containing protein has product MSERAKSTGSSRTCSYDPLVAFMEHYAAGQSMQQERETDENAPVEERLKRRIVDGDRIGLDADLEAALREHPPLAIINSILLDGMKTVGELFGSGQMQLPFVLQSAETMKAAVTFLEPHMDRSEESEKACIVLATVKGDVHDIGKNLVDIILTNNGFRVVNLGIKVPAETMLTAVREHRADALGMSGLLVKSTLIMKENLEIMQQRGLQLPVILGGAALTRRYVEEDLRPLYGGELRYARDAFDGLRLMEDIAGGTIASAADGAAEEEELTGMEAKIAAAERVQSKQEADRIPPSVPAGAPRRSAVARNVPVPDAPFLGSKIVRDVALEKVYEYINESALIRGQWQFRRSGRDAEEVQRELDEIVYPRLAALKLQLKRDAVLQPAVVYGYFPCHAEGDDLIIYRPADLDGSALHEVWPRKQYAIEQLVPWQRFTFPRQERDRYLCLADYFRTAEEGGPDICAFHIVTMGRSATEYAASLFAQDRYQDYLYVHGLGVECAEALAEYWHKIIRQELGIAGSDAADLKRLFSQGYQGSRYSFGYPACPNLEDQVQLFDMLRPERADISLTEEFQLVPEQSTSAIIVHHSEARYFNVR; this is encoded by the coding sequence ATGAGCGAACGCGCAAAGAGCACCGGTTCCTCCCGTACCTGCAGCTACGACCCCCTTGTCGCCTTCATGGAACATTACGCGGCGGGACAGTCGATGCAGCAGGAACGCGAAACCGATGAGAATGCACCGGTCGAAGAGCGGCTCAAGCGGCGTATTGTCGACGGAGACCGCATCGGACTCGACGCCGATCTTGAAGCGGCCCTGCGTGAGCACCCGCCACTCGCAATTATCAACAGCATCCTGCTCGACGGGATGAAAACCGTCGGCGAGCTGTTCGGCTCGGGACAGATGCAGCTGCCGTTCGTGCTGCAGTCGGCAGAAACCATGAAGGCCGCGGTGACCTTCCTCGAACCGCATATGGACAGGAGCGAGGAGAGCGAGAAGGCATGCATCGTGCTGGCCACGGTCAAAGGTGACGTGCACGACATCGGCAAGAATCTCGTCGACATCATCCTGACGAACAACGGCTTCCGGGTGGTGAATCTCGGCATCAAGGTGCCCGCCGAGACCATGCTCACCGCGGTACGCGAACACAGGGCAGATGCACTGGGCATGAGCGGACTGCTTGTGAAATCGACGCTCATCATGAAAGAGAATCTCGAAATCATGCAGCAGCGCGGACTGCAGCTGCCAGTCATTCTCGGCGGCGCCGCACTCACCCGCCGCTATGTGGAAGAGGATTTGCGTCCCCTCTACGGCGGCGAACTCCGCTATGCGCGGGACGCCTTCGACGGACTGCGGCTGATGGAGGATATCGCAGGAGGTACCATCGCTTCCGCTGCCGACGGAGCTGCCGAAGAGGAAGAACTGACGGGAATGGAGGCGAAAATCGCGGCCGCCGAGCGCGTGCAGAGCAAGCAGGAGGCAGACAGGATTCCGCCGTCGGTACCTGCGGGGGCGCCCAGGCGCTCGGCGGTGGCACGAAACGTGCCCGTGCCTGACGCGCCGTTCCTGGGCAGTAAAATCGTGCGAGACGTGGCGCTTGAGAAAGTCTATGAATACATCAACGAGAGCGCGCTTATTCGCGGACAGTGGCAGTTCCGCCGCAGCGGACGCGATGCGGAGGAAGTGCAGCGCGAGCTTGACGAGATCGTGTATCCCCGTCTCGCCGCATTGAAGCTGCAGCTCAAGCGCGACGCCGTGCTGCAGCCTGCCGTGGTGTACGGGTATTTCCCCTGCCACGCGGAAGGCGACGACCTGATCATCTACCGTCCCGCGGATCTCGATGGCAGCGCACTGCACGAGGTCTGGCCCCGGAAGCAGTATGCGATCGAACAGCTTGTACCCTGGCAGCGCTTTACATTTCCACGTCAGGAACGCGACCGTTATCTTTGTCTTGCGGATTATTTTCGCACCGCGGAGGAAGGCGGCCCCGATATCTGTGCCTTCCATATCGTCACAATGGGACGCAGCGCCACGGAATACGCCGCTTCACTGTTCGCTCAGGATCGTTACCAGGATTATCTGTATGTCCATGGACTCGGCGTCGAATGCGCCGAAGCGCTGGCGGAATACTGGCATAAAATCATCCGTCAGGAACTTGGCATCGCCGGCAGTGACGCCGCTGATCTCAAGCGTCTCTTTTCGCAAGGATACCAGGGATCGCGCTATTCCTTCGGCTACCCGGCATGTCCCAACCTGGAAGACCAGGTGCAGCTTTTCGACATGCTGCGCCCCGAGCGCGCTGATATCTCCCTGACGGAGGAATTCCAGCTGGTCCCCGAACAGAGCACCAGCGCAATTATCGTTCACCATTCCGAAGCACGTTATTTCAATGTCAGATAG
- the gap gene encoding type I glyceraldehyde-3-phosphate dehydrogenase, translating into MAIRVGINGFGRIGRLVFRRAIELGGFDFVSINDLTDAPTLAHLLKYDSIHGRFNGTVDVDGNDLIINGDRLRITAERDPANLDWTDVDVVIESTGIFRTREQVSNHLKNGAKKVVLTVPAKDEIDATIVLGVNDDSLTGEEKIVSNASCTTNCLAPMVHVLNSAFGLEKGLMTTVHSYTNDQRLLDLPHKDLRRARAAATNIIPTTTGAARTVGKVIPELAGRLDGFALRVPTPDGSITDFVATLNKEVTVEEVNAAMKAAAEGPMKGILEYCTDPIVSSDIVGNTHSCIFDVDSTMVNGNMVKVVGWYDNEFGYSCRVVDLVKKIAG; encoded by the coding sequence ATGGCAATCCGAGTTGGCATAAACGGTTTTGGCCGCATCGGACGTCTGGTCTTCCGCCGGGCTATCGAACTGGGCGGTTTTGACTTCGTCTCCATTAACGATCTGACCGACGCACCGACCCTCGCGCATCTTCTCAAATATGATTCGATTCACGGCCGCTTCAACGGAACGGTGGATGTTGACGGCAACGATCTGATCATCAACGGTGATCGCCTCCGCATCACGGCCGAGCGTGATCCGGCGAACCTGGATTGGACCGATGTGGATGTGGTCATCGAATCGACCGGCATTTTCCGCACGCGCGAACAGGTGAGCAATCACCTGAAAAACGGCGCGAAGAAAGTGGTGCTGACCGTTCCGGCAAAGGATGAAATCGACGCCACCATCGTACTCGGCGTCAACGACGATTCGCTCACCGGTGAAGAAAAAATCGTTTCCAACGCCTCCTGCACCACCAACTGCCTCGCACCGATGGTGCATGTGCTCAACAGCGCGTTTGGTCTGGAAAAGGGACTGATGACGACTGTGCACAGCTACACCAACGATCAGCGCCTGCTCGATCTCCCGCACAAGGATCTGCGCCGCGCCCGTGCCGCAGCGACCAACATCATTCCGACCACCACCGGTGCGGCACGTACCGTGGGCAAGGTGATCCCCGAACTGGCGGGACGTCTCGACGGTTTCGCGCTGCGCGTGCCGACGCCCGACGGCTCCATCACCGACTTCGTCGCCACACTGAACAAAGAAGTGACGGTCGAAGAGGTCAATGCCGCAATGAAGGCCGCTGCCGAGGGTCCGATGAAAGGCATTCTCGAATACTGCACCGACCCCATCGTCTCCAGCGACATCGTCGGCAACACGCATTCCTGCATTTTCGATGTGGATTCCACCATGGTGAACGGCAACATGGTCAAGGTCGTCGGCTGGTATGACAACGAATTCGGCTATTCCTGCCGCGTTGTCGACCTCGTCAAGAAAATCGCGGGATAA